In Amycolatopsis methanolica 239, a single genomic region encodes these proteins:
- a CDS encoding PASTA domain-containing protein: MLLAVVGACGTSPVSPGGETASRSAAPVSAPESAVRTSAGAAELITVPDVSGLNHQQAQDTMQAAGLYNLREVDGKGLGRMLVVDSNWVQVAQDPPAGTKVTAGTVITLTAIKYTDR; this comes from the coding sequence GTGCTCCTGGCGGTTGTCGGTGCGTGCGGCACCTCGCCGGTCAGCCCGGGCGGGGAGACCGCGAGCCGTTCGGCGGCGCCGGTGAGCGCTCCGGAGTCGGCGGTGCGGACCTCGGCCGGCGCGGCCGAACTGATCACCGTGCCCGACGTGTCCGGGCTGAACCACCAGCAGGCCCAGGACACCATGCAGGCCGCCGGTCTCTACAACCTGCGTGAGGTCGACGGCAAGGGGCTCGGCCGCATGCTCGTCGTCGACAGCAACTGGGTCCAGGTCGCGCAGGACCCGCCCGCCGGCACCAAGGTCACCGCCGGGACGGTGATCACCCTGACGGCGATCAAATACACCGACCGCTGA
- a CDS encoding VOC family protein, with protein sequence MSEEPRYLGLSPYLYYTDATEALDWLVRVFGFTEKVRYVDASGQVFQAVVAAGDAEIVLAGVGADYWEAKGVDRPVGQLNVVYVPDADAQHEYVCAALGEGCDVPPPQDQPYGARVFTVLDCGGNSWTFWQQISDTADLPSGWQEVRADE encoded by the coding sequence ATGAGCGAAGAACCGCGGTATCTCGGACTCTCGCCCTACCTGTACTACACCGATGCCACGGAGGCGCTCGACTGGCTGGTGCGCGTCTTCGGCTTCACCGAGAAGGTCCGCTACGTGGACGCGTCCGGCCAGGTCTTCCAGGCCGTGGTCGCCGCCGGTGACGCCGAGATCGTGCTCGCCGGGGTCGGCGCCGACTACTGGGAGGCGAAGGGCGTCGACCGCCCGGTCGGGCAGCTCAACGTCGTGTACGTGCCCGACGCCGACGCGCAGCACGAGTACGTCTGCGCGGCGCTCGGGGAGGGTTGCGACGTGCCGCCGCCGCAGGACCAGCCGTACGGGGCGCGGGTGTTCACGGTGCTGGACTGCGGGGGCAACAGCTGGACGTTCTGGCAGCAGATCTCGGACACCGCCGATCTGCCGTCCGGGTGGCAGGAGGTCAGGGCCGACGAGTGA
- the eno gene encoding phosphopyruvate hydratase: MAVIEQVGAREILDSRGNPTVEVEVALDDGTLARAAVPSGASTGEHEAVELRDGDPKRYNGKGVERAVAAVLDEIGPELAGVDAVDQRIVDQKLVDLDGTPDKSRLGANALLGVSLAVAKAAAESAELELFRYLGGPNAHVLPVPMMNILNGGAHADTDVDIQEFMIAPIGAESFREALRWGTEVYHSLKSVLKGRGLATGLGDEGGFAPSLSSNREALDLITTAIEKAGYAPGRDIALALDVAATEFFSAGSYTFEGSKRTAEQMGAYYRELVDAYPLVSIEDPLSEDDWDGWVALTQQIGDRVQLVGDDLFVTNPDRLEDGINRGAANALLVKVNQIGTLSETLDAIALATSSGYKSMMSHRSGETEDTTIADLAVATGVGQIKTGAPARSERVAKYNQLLRIEETLGDAARYAGELAFPRFSAES; this comes from the coding sequence GTGGCGGTCATTGAGCAGGTAGGCGCGCGCGAGATCCTGGATTCGCGTGGCAACCCGACCGTTGAGGTGGAGGTGGCTCTCGACGACGGCACGCTGGCGCGGGCCGCTGTCCCGTCGGGCGCGTCCACCGGCGAACACGAGGCCGTCGAGCTGCGCGACGGTGACCCCAAGCGCTACAACGGCAAGGGTGTCGAGCGCGCGGTCGCCGCGGTGCTCGACGAGATCGGCCCCGAGCTGGCCGGTGTGGACGCCGTCGACCAGCGGATCGTGGACCAGAAGCTGGTCGACCTGGACGGCACCCCGGACAAGTCGCGGCTGGGCGCGAACGCGCTGCTGGGTGTTTCGCTCGCCGTCGCGAAGGCCGCCGCCGAGTCGGCCGAGCTGGAGCTGTTCCGCTACCTGGGCGGCCCGAACGCGCACGTGCTGCCGGTACCGATGATGAACATCCTCAACGGTGGCGCGCATGCCGACACCGACGTGGACATCCAGGAGTTCATGATCGCCCCGATCGGCGCGGAGTCCTTCCGCGAGGCGCTGCGCTGGGGCACCGAGGTGTACCACTCGCTCAAGTCGGTGCTGAAGGGCCGCGGCCTGGCCACCGGTCTGGGTGACGAGGGTGGGTTCGCCCCGAGCCTGTCCAGCAACCGCGAGGCGCTGGACCTGATCACCACGGCCATCGAGAAGGCCGGGTACGCCCCGGGCCGGGACATCGCGCTGGCGCTGGACGTCGCCGCCACCGAGTTCTTCTCCGCGGGCTCCTACACGTTCGAGGGCAGCAAGCGCACCGCCGAGCAGATGGGCGCCTACTACCGGGAGCTGGTGGACGCCTACCCGCTCGTGTCGATCGAAGACCCGCTGTCCGAGGACGACTGGGACGGCTGGGTCGCGCTGACCCAGCAGATCGGCGACCGCGTCCAGCTCGTCGGCGACGACCTGTTCGTCACCAACCCGGACCGTCTCGAGGACGGCATCAACCGCGGCGCCGCGAACGCGCTGCTGGTGAAGGTGAACCAGATCGGTACGCTGTCGGAGACGCTCGACGCGATCGCGCTGGCCACCTCCAGCGGCTACAAGTCGATGATGAGCCACCGCTCCGGCGAGACCGAGGACACCACGATCGCCGACCTCGCGGTCGCGACCGGGGTCGGCCAGATCAAGACCGGTGCCCCGGCCCGCAGCGAGCGCGTCGCGAAGTACAACCAGCTGCTGCGCATCGAGGAGACCCTCGGCGACGCCGCCCGGTACGCCGGCGAGCTGGCGTTCCCGCGGTTCTCGGCGGAGAGCTGA
- a CDS encoding DUF501 domain-containing protein yields MSKTDLPSFEPVTEADRIIISEQLGRPARALRAVAARCPSGHPSVVQTNPRLENGTPFPTLYYLTCPRLTSLVGRLEASGIMKEMTERLAEDAELAAAYQRAHESYLAQRDALEPLGHQVTAGGMPGRVKCLHVHLAHSLAMGPGVNPFGDETLELLKADWPSGDCAK; encoded by the coding sequence GTGAGCAAGACGGACCTGCCCTCGTTCGAACCGGTCACCGAGGCTGACCGGATCATCATCTCCGAGCAGCTCGGCCGGCCCGCGCGTGCGCTGCGGGCGGTGGCCGCGCGCTGCCCGAGCGGGCACCCGTCCGTCGTGCAGACCAACCCGCGGCTGGAGAACGGCACCCCGTTCCCGACGTTGTACTACCTGACCTGCCCGCGGCTGACGTCGCTGGTCGGCAGGCTGGAGGCGTCCGGGATCATGAAGGAGATGACCGAGCGGCTCGCGGAGGACGCCGAGCTCGCCGCGGCGTATCAGCGGGCCCACGAGTCGTACCTGGCCCAGCGGGACGCGCTGGAGCCGCTTGGACACCAGGTCACGGCGGGCGGCATGCCCGGGCGGGTCAAGTGCCTGCACGTGCACCTCGCGCACAGCCTCGCGATGGGCCCCGGGGTGAACCCGTTCGGCGACGAAACGCTGGAGCTGCTCAAGGCGGACTGGCCCAGCGGCGACTGCGCGAAGTAG
- a CDS encoding Ppx/GppA phosphatase family protein, whose amino-acid sequence MPRVAAIDCGTNSIRLLVAELTERHDGTFDLRDLHREMRIVRLGQGVDATGRLAPEALERTRAALKDYTIAARRKGVEKVRMVATSATRDASNRDEFFAMTREVLGVEAEVISGDEEARLSFMGAVGEQDPDDGAFLVVDVGGGSTELVLGEWDGKRASVTAAKSVDIGCVRITERALKSDPPTSNEIVAAREFATGVLAEAFDVVDVSKARTWIGVAGTVTTLSAVAQDLPEYDSERTHLSRLTPADITRVSGHLLEADHAARAANPVIHPGRVDVIGGGGLIVQILAQEIGRRGGPAELVVSEHDILDGIALSLA is encoded by the coding sequence ATGCCCCGTGTTGCCGCGATCGACTGTGGAACGAACTCCATCCGTCTGCTGGTGGCCGAGCTGACCGAGCGTCACGACGGCACCTTCGACCTGCGTGACCTGCATCGGGAGATGCGGATCGTGCGGCTCGGGCAGGGCGTGGACGCGACCGGCCGGCTGGCCCCCGAGGCGCTGGAGCGCACCCGCGCCGCGCTGAAGGACTACACGATCGCCGCCCGGCGCAAGGGTGTGGAGAAGGTCCGCATGGTCGCCACCTCGGCGACCCGCGACGCGAGCAACCGCGACGAGTTCTTCGCGATGACGCGCGAGGTCCTGGGCGTCGAGGCCGAGGTGATCTCCGGCGACGAGGAGGCCCGGCTGTCGTTCATGGGCGCGGTCGGCGAGCAGGACCCGGACGACGGGGCGTTCCTGGTGGTTGACGTCGGCGGCGGTTCGACCGAGCTGGTGCTCGGCGAGTGGGACGGCAAGCGCGCCTCGGTCACCGCGGCGAAGTCGGTCGACATCGGCTGCGTGCGGATCACCGAGCGGGCGCTGAAGTCGGACCCGCCGACGTCCAACGAGATCGTGGCCGCGCGCGAGTTCGCCACCGGTGTGCTGGCCGAGGCGTTCGACGTGGTGGACGTGTCGAAGGCGCGCACCTGGATCGGCGTCGCAGGCACGGTGACCACGCTGTCCGCGGTGGCCCAGGACCTGCCCGAGTACGACTCGGAGCGGACGCACCTGTCGCGCCTGACCCCGGCCGACATCACCCGCGTGTCGGGTCACCTGCTGGAGGCCGACCACGCGGCGCGCGCCGCGAACCCGGTGATCCACCCCGGCCGGGTTGACGTGATCGGCGGCGGCGGGCTGATCGTGCAGATCCTCGCCCAGGAGATCGGCCGTCGCGGCGGGCCGGCCGAACTGGTGGTCAGCGAGCACGACATCCTCGACGGGATCGCGCTCTCGCTCGCCTGA
- a CDS encoding tetratricopeptide repeat protein has translation MEDSEPPRGTAGRHPLHAFREAEDLVEKRRPLDALKALQPVLESEPDKPSVQLLAGRAYFHSAQLNRAEQALTRVLELDPSDHYARFVLGRTLQRLGRLVEALGQLRMAWAMNPVPEYQDALSEVNARVRLQEG, from the coding sequence ATGGAAGACTCAGAGCCCCCGCGGGGAACAGCAGGCCGGCACCCGCTGCACGCTTTTCGCGAGGCGGAGGATCTCGTCGAGAAGCGGCGTCCGCTGGACGCGCTCAAGGCGCTGCAGCCGGTGCTGGAGAGCGAACCGGACAAGCCGAGCGTCCAGCTTCTGGCCGGGCGCGCCTACTTCCACTCCGCCCAGCTCAACCGCGCCGAGCAGGCGCTGACGCGGGTCCTCGAACTCGATCCGTCCGACCACTACGCCCGCTTCGTGCTGGGACGCACGCTCCAGAGGTTGGGACGGCTGGTCGAAGCTCTGGGACAGCTGCGCATGGCCTGGGCGATGAACCCGGTGCCGGAGTACCAGGACGCGTTGTCCGAGGTGAATGCGCGGGTGCGGTTGCAGGAAGGTTGA
- a CDS encoding lytic transglycosylase domain-containing protein, which translates to MGGVLAVIPAGLAGGGTETWTATTPVDQNRAIGPIQGAPPEILRVSVNGELPKPPEPVPLEELPTGPLGIPGTALKAYRNAADMMTLERPECHIDWALIASIGRIESNHARGGYVDANGTTREPILGPQLNGVGPVAAIPDSDGGRWDRDTVWDRAIGPTQFIPTTWNFYGADGNHDGVADPNNIYDATLATARYLCSGGLDLADPAQLRAAIYRYNNSDTYVETVIRWAEAYRNGVALLPDSDVPVGAPSATAVPTPPPVTAPPAILAAPPPSTLPSPSGRTDLGTTTTTTGSTTTTTTTTTTTTTTTTPSPETTPTCETPTSPASPTSTTAPPTSETPQPCAPPETGAESSTTGSTTGPTP; encoded by the coding sequence ATGGGGGGTGTCCTCGCCGTGATCCCGGCCGGCCTGGCCGGCGGCGGCACCGAGACCTGGACGGCCACCACCCCGGTCGACCAGAACCGCGCGATCGGCCCGATCCAGGGTGCGCCGCCGGAGATCCTGCGCGTCAGCGTCAACGGCGAGCTGCCGAAACCGCCGGAACCGGTGCCCCTGGAGGAACTGCCCACCGGCCCCCTCGGCATCCCGGGCACCGCCCTCAAGGCCTACCGCAACGCGGCCGACATGATGACCCTCGAACGCCCGGAATGCCACATCGACTGGGCACTGATCGCGAGTATCGGCCGCATCGAGTCCAACCACGCGCGCGGCGGCTACGTCGACGCGAACGGCACGACGCGCGAGCCGATCCTCGGCCCGCAGCTCAACGGCGTCGGCCCGGTGGCCGCGATCCCGGACAGCGACGGCGGCCGCTGGGACCGCGACACGGTGTGGGACCGCGCGATCGGCCCCACCCAGTTCATCCCGACCACCTGGAACTTCTACGGCGCCGACGGCAACCATGACGGCGTCGCCGACCCGAACAACATCTACGACGCCACCCTGGCCACCGCGCGCTACCTGTGCTCCGGCGGTCTGGACCTCGCCGACCCGGCGCAGCTGCGCGCCGCCATCTACCGCTACAACAACTCCGACACCTACGTCGAAACGGTGATCCGCTGGGCCGAGGCCTACCGCAACGGGGTCGCCCTGCTGCCGGACAGCGACGTGCCGGTCGGCGCGCCGTCCGCGACCGCCGTCCCGACCCCGCCGCCGGTCACCGCGCCGCCGGCGATCCTCGCGGCGCCGCCGCCGAGCACGCTGCCGTCGCCGTCCGGGCGCACCGACCTGGGCACCACCACCACGACCACGGGCAGCACCACGACGACGACCACCACCACCACGACTACGACGACCACGACCACCCCGTCCCCGGAAACCACGCCGACCTGCGAAACTCCCACGTCGCCGGCCTCGCCGACCTCCACCACGGCGCCGCCCACGTCGGAGACTCCGCAGCCGTGCGCGCCGCCCGAGACGGGCGCGGAGAGCTCGACCACGGGTTCGACGACCGGGCCGACCCCGTAG
- a CDS encoding S10 family peptidase, giving the protein MPETPEEETKTEAAPEPSDDLVTTQHTLTVKRRKLAYTAQTGRIVLRKEVHTDGKFDGHTAKAEVFLTSYTLDGAEPGSRPVTFAFNGGPGSASVWLHMGVLGPRRVVSGDVDSPEPPPYRVVDNPETLLAHSDLVFIDPVSTGYSRPKKGESAKDYHGFTADVESVAEIIRLWTSRNGRWLSPKYLAGESYGTLRAAALAGHLQERHGFYLNGLMLVSSVLDMGTIRFTEGNDQPYPLFVPTYAAIAHYHGKHGKRKLADVLAEAEDFAARELPWALSRGSRLTPEEKAAAVRKLATLTGLDESYVDRVNLRIEHVRFFTELLRERGLTTGRMDGRFTTWEPDGGRELMSDDASVSRIIGAYSAGFNHYVRSELGYENDLPYEVLSMDVVRNWSYSEFEGRAVSAVEALSAAMRANPHLKVHVALGYYDGATPYYAAEHVLAHLQIPENLRGNIESAYYPAGHMMYVHEPSRVQQSKDLAEFVRSSSNR; this is encoded by the coding sequence ATGCCGGAAACCCCCGAAGAGGAGACGAAGACCGAGGCCGCGCCCGAGCCGAGCGACGACCTCGTCACCACCCAGCACACGCTCACCGTCAAGCGGCGCAAACTCGCGTACACCGCCCAGACCGGGCGGATCGTGCTGCGCAAGGAAGTGCACACCGACGGCAAGTTCGACGGCCACACCGCCAAGGCCGAGGTGTTCCTCACCTCCTACACGCTCGACGGCGCGGAGCCGGGTTCGCGGCCGGTGACGTTCGCGTTCAACGGCGGCCCCGGCTCGGCCAGCGTGTGGCTGCACATGGGCGTGCTGGGGCCGCGGCGGGTGGTGTCCGGCGACGTCGACTCGCCCGAGCCGCCGCCGTACCGCGTGGTGGACAACCCGGAAACGCTGCTGGCGCACAGCGACCTGGTGTTCATCGACCCGGTGTCCACCGGCTACTCGCGGCCGAAGAAGGGTGAAAGCGCCAAGGACTACCACGGGTTCACCGCGGACGTGGAGTCGGTCGCGGAGATCATCCGGCTGTGGACGTCGCGCAACGGCCGGTGGCTGTCGCCGAAGTACCTGGCCGGCGAGTCGTACGGCACACTGCGCGCGGCGGCGCTGGCCGGGCACCTGCAGGAGCGGCACGGGTTCTACCTGAACGGCCTGATGCTCGTCTCGAGCGTGCTGGACATGGGCACGATCCGGTTCACCGAGGGCAACGACCAGCCGTACCCGCTGTTCGTGCCCACGTACGCGGCGATCGCGCACTACCACGGCAAGCACGGCAAGCGGAAGCTGGCGGACGTGCTGGCCGAGGCGGAGGACTTCGCCGCGCGCGAGCTGCCCTGGGCGCTGTCGCGGGGTTCGCGGCTGACGCCGGAGGAGAAGGCGGCGGCGGTGCGGAAGCTGGCGACGCTGACCGGCCTGGACGAATCCTATGTGGACCGGGTGAACCTGCGGATCGAGCACGTGCGGTTCTTCACCGAGCTGCTGCGGGAGCGCGGGCTGACCACGGGCCGGATGGACGGCCGCTTCACGACGTGGGAGCCGGACGGCGGACGCGAACTGATGAGCGACGACGCCTCGGTGTCGCGGATCATCGGGGCATATTCGGCCGGTTTCAACCACTACGTCCGGTCCGAGCTGGGCTACGAGAACGACCTGCCGTACGAGGTCCTGTCGATGGACGTGGTGCGGAACTGGTCGTACTCGGAGTTCGAGGGCCGCGCGGTGTCCGCGGTGGAGGCGCTGAGCGCGGCGATGCGGGCCAACCCGCACCTGAAGGTGCACGTGGCCCTGGGCTACTACGACGGCGCGACGCCCTACTACGCCGCCGAGCACGTGCTGGCGCACCTGCAGATCCCGGAGAACCTGCGCGGCAACATCGAATCGGCCTACTACCCGGCCGGGCACATGATGTACGTGCACGAGCCGTCGCGGGTGCAGCAGTCCAAGGACCTGGCGGAGTTCGTGCGGTCGAGCAGCAACCGCTGA
- a CDS encoding S8 family serine peptidase, with product MLIAALAVPLIGGAVVLPSASAQPAALSGPSTEFTVLASGEQSVAAAEQAIRAAGGTVVRTNTAVGLITATAPANGFVQRVSADDAVYGAAKATAIGHAPTGKVAPKRSDVEKEGRQAPKSSGATTGATGTDPLDDHLWGLKSVRSDMSRTVQPGDKRVKVGIIDTGVDGTHPDIAPNFDHGTSRNFTRDIPTDPTGAVVDGPCEFRGCVDPADHDDNGHGTHVAGTIAAAADGFGISGVAPNVTLVNLRAGQDSGFFFLQPVVDAITYAGDAGVDVVNMSFYVDPWLYNCASNPADSAEQQLEQRTVTEAMTRAMNYAYRKGVTEVAALGNQHTDLGAPQPDTTSPDYPASSAHPRTIDNATCLSLPVEGPHTIGVSAFGPSGAKADYSNYGLEQISVSAPGGYFRDGFGTDWYRTNENMILSAYPRNVGVAEGTIDADGNVTPDGAAAGVQKAVTKDGQAGYYQFLQGTSMATPHATGVAALIVSEYGRASRGGITMSPDAVQRIIEGTAAPIACPVPATVDYLDEGRDDSYTATCQGGPSFNGFYGHGAVDAYAAVTRGAAYLRG from the coding sequence TTGCTCATCGCGGCGCTCGCGGTCCCGCTGATCGGCGGGGCCGTCGTTCTTCCCAGCGCGAGCGCACAACCCGCCGCGCTGTCCGGACCGTCCACGGAGTTCACCGTGCTGGCCTCCGGCGAACAGAGCGTCGCCGCCGCCGAGCAGGCCATCCGCGCGGCCGGCGGAACCGTGGTGCGGACCAACACGGCGGTCGGCCTGATCACGGCCACCGCCCCGGCCAACGGCTTCGTGCAGCGCGTGTCGGCCGACGACGCCGTCTACGGCGCGGCGAAGGCGACGGCCATCGGCCACGCGCCCACCGGCAAGGTCGCGCCCAAGCGGTCCGACGTGGAGAAGGAAGGCCGCCAGGCGCCGAAGAGCAGCGGCGCGACGACCGGCGCCACCGGCACCGACCCACTCGACGACCACCTGTGGGGCCTCAAGTCGGTGCGCTCGGACATGTCGCGCACCGTGCAGCCAGGCGACAAGCGCGTCAAGGTGGGCATCATCGACACCGGTGTGGACGGCACGCACCCCGACATCGCCCCCAACTTCGACCACGGGACGTCCCGCAACTTCACCCGCGACATCCCGACCGACCCGACCGGCGCGGTCGTGGACGGGCCGTGCGAGTTCCGCGGCTGCGTCGACCCGGCCGACCACGACGACAACGGGCACGGTACCCACGTCGCGGGCACGATCGCCGCGGCCGCGGACGGGTTCGGCATCTCCGGGGTCGCGCCGAACGTGACGCTGGTGAACCTGCGTGCCGGCCAGGACTCCGGGTTCTTCTTCCTCCAGCCGGTCGTCGACGCGATCACCTATGCCGGCGACGCGGGCGTCGACGTCGTCAACATGAGCTTCTACGTCGACCCGTGGCTCTACAACTGCGCCTCGAACCCGGCGGACTCGGCCGAGCAGCAGCTGGAACAGCGCACGGTCACCGAGGCCATGACGCGGGCGATGAACTACGCCTACCGCAAGGGCGTCACCGAGGTCGCGGCGCTGGGCAACCAGCACACGGACCTGGGCGCGCCGCAGCCGGACACGACGAGCCCGGACTACCCGGCGTCGTCGGCCCACCCGCGCACGATCGACAACGCGACCTGCCTGTCGCTGCCGGTCGAGGGCCCGCACACCATCGGGGTCTCCGCGTTCGGCCCGTCCGGCGCGAAGGCGGACTACTCGAACTACGGCCTGGAGCAGATCTCGGTGTCCGCGCCGGGCGGCTACTTCCGCGACGGGTTCGGCACGGACTGGTACCGCACCAACGAGAACATGATCCTGTCCGCGTACCCGCGCAATGTCGGTGTCGCCGAGGGCACGATCGACGCGGACGGCAACGTGACCCCCGACGGGGCGGCCGCGGGCGTGCAGAAGGCGGTCACGAAGGACGGCCAGGCGGGTTACTACCAGTTCCTGCAGGGCACGTCGATGGCCACTCCGCACGCGACCGGCGTGGCGGCGCTGATCGTGTCCGAGTACGGCCGGGCGAGCCGCGGCGGGATCACGATGAGCCCGGACGCGGTGCAGCGGATCATCGAAGGCACGGCGGCGCCGATCGCGTGCCCGGTGCCCGCGACGGTCGACTACCTGGACGAGGGCCGGGACGACTCGTACACCGCGACCTGCCAGGGCGGCCCGTCGTTCAACGGTTTCTACGGCCACGGAGCGGTGGACGCCTACGCCGCGGTGACCCGGGGAGCCGCTTACCTGCGCGGCTGA
- a CDS encoding FtsB family cell division protein, whose protein sequence is MRRPRRTEGSSARRAEGAPARRPQLARRVAAGKARLRRSQGKPGAGAARVLGMSTTRRAAVLAIVVCALAFTVAVPLRTYLAQRAEVAEQEQRQAQLRHDVQLLEQRKAAVSDPAQVEAEARRRLRYVMPGETPYMVQLPGEGDVAPAGQAADPVASGDAAWYQQLWSTVGG, encoded by the coding sequence GTGAGGCGCCCCCGGCGCACGGAGGGCTCGTCGGCCCGCCGTGCGGAGGGGGCGCCCGCGCGCCGTCCGCAGCTGGCCCGGCGGGTGGCCGCCGGGAAGGCGCGCCTGCGCCGCAGCCAGGGCAAGCCCGGCGCCGGCGCGGCGCGGGTGCTGGGGATGTCCACGACGCGGCGGGCCGCGGTGCTCGCGATCGTGGTGTGCGCGCTGGCGTTCACGGTCGCCGTGCCGCTGCGCACCTACCTCGCGCAGCGCGCCGAGGTGGCCGAACAGGAGCAGCGGCAGGCGCAGCTGCGGCACGACGTGCAGCTGCTGGAGCAGCGCAAGGCCGCGGTGTCCGACCCGGCGCAGGTCGAGGCGGAGGCCCGGCGGCGGCTGCGGTACGTCATGCCCGGGGAGACGCCCTACATGGTGCAGCTTCCTGGTGAAGGGGACGTTGCGCCTGCCGGGCAGGCTGCCGATCCGGTGGCCTCGGGGGATGCCGCCTGGTATCAGCAGTTGTGGAGCACCGTCGGCGGCTGA